A segment of the Vibrio parahaemolyticus genome:
TCGTGATTGCTTAATCTGTTTGATGTTCGCTAGCAAGGCATCAACTCAGCCAGTTGCGACAAGCATTCTTTGTCTAGTATGGGATGAGGTTCGACACCAGTCACCAAAACAATATCCACCGACGGTAGTGGAGGTAGATCTTCTAAGATCTTCAGATCATCTGTGACACTGATTCTTCCCATCGCGCCAATCGCCATGCCAGAGCGAACAATGGCTCGCTGCGCAGAAGAGGTGTTACAGCAAGCTAAGAGTTGATATGGCGTTCCTCTTTTGGTCAGCGCATTAATAGCGGCGGCGTGGTATTTACAATCGGTTTGAAATAGCGCGAGAGGGACTGGCTGTGATTCGTCGATAGCGAAATCGGGGTGACTGATCCACACGCCCCTATCACTTGCGAGCCAGTATCCTTCTTCGCTATCGGGTGCACGAGTCACGATGGCGGCGTCTAATTTGCCTTCATCTAGCCATTCACGGAGCGTCACGCTTGGCTCACTGTACACCTGGATAGAGCAGGTCGGTTCGGTTTGCTGCAATACGCGGATGACTTTAGGCAGCAGACTATCGTTATAGTCTTCTGGACATCCTAAACGCAGTGGGCGTTTGTTTTCGTAGCGTTTTACTTGCTTGACTGCTTGATTGTGCAAACTTACGAGTTGCTCTGCATGTGCTCGAAGTGACATACCCGCTTCGCTCAGTACAAGGTTGCGACCTTCCTTTTCGAATAAGCTGACATGGAGTTCATCTTCAAGCTTTCGCATTTGAGCACTAAACGCGGATTGGGTGCGATTGATTTGTTTTGCAGCACGAGTGAAGCTGCCTGTTTCAACAAACGCAAGAAAGCTGCGCAGCGCGTCAATATCCATATTCTTTTCTATCCATCGTTTTTGTTGAAGTATCCCATCAAAACTATCCGTTAGTTTGAAATAAAACAATCAGATATTGTGATTTCACGCTTTAATTAATAACAACACCATTTGGCATGGAGGCAACAATGCAACTCTTTATCGGGAATCAAAACTACTCAAGTTGGTCATTGCGAGCGTGGCTCATTTTTTCTCAATACGATGTAAAAGTGGATGTGACTAAGCTAACGCTGTTTACTGAAGACTTCTACGACAAGCTGGCAAGCGTAACACCAACGGCCAAAGTGCCAACATTGGTTGATGGCGAAGTCACGGTTTGGGATTCCTTAGCGATTTTGGAATATGTGAACGAGCAGTACCTACAGGGAAAGGCGTGGCCGAGCCATGTAGCGGACAAAGCGAAAGCGCGCGCGATTTCGGCTGAAATGCATTCGGGCTTTTTTGATTTGAGAAACGAGTTACCGATGAACTGTCGCGCACGTCGAAAAGTAGATCTGAGCGATGGAGCACTAAAGGATATTGCACGCATAGACGCAATTTGGTCTGAGCAAATGGCAAAGTTCCCAGACGCTTTTTTGTTTGGAGAGTGGTCGATTGCCGATGCTATGTATGCACCGGTTGCGTTGCGCTTTGAAACTTATGGCATTGAATTGTCCCAAGACGCTAAAGCTTACCAGCAAAAAGTGCTAGCAAGCCAAGCGGTACAAAAGTGGCTAGCGGAAGCAAGTCAAGAAACAGATATTGTGGAAGAAGATGAAGCAGGAGTAGAGGTTTAAGTCCTCGATTTTGTTTCACCCTTGAAAGACAGAGCATGATAGACACGGTGCTATCATGCTCCATTGACTACATACTCTGATAATTAGGCCCGCCACCGCCTTCAGGCGTCTTCCACGTAATGTTTTGTGACGGATCTTTTATATCGCACGTTTTACAATGTACGCAGTTCGCGGCGTTGATTTGAAACTTCACTTTCCCATCAATTTCGACCACTTCGTAAACCCCGGCAGGGCAGTAACGCTGGCTTGGCTCATCAAACAACCCGAGGTGCACATCGATGGGGATATGAGGATAAGTCAAAACAAGATGGCACGGTTGGTTTTCTTCATGTTGTGTGCCGGATAAAAACACCGAAGATGGTTTATCAAAGCTGATTTCTCCATCCGGTTTTGGATACTCAATCGGCGGGCATTCATT
Coding sequences within it:
- a CDS encoding LysR family transcriptional regulator → MDIDALRSFLAFVETGSFTRAAKQINRTQSAFSAQMRKLEDELHVSLFEKEGRNLVLSEAGMSLRAHAEQLVSLHNQAVKQVKRYENKRPLRLGCPEDYNDSLLPKVIRVLQQTEPTCSIQVYSEPSVTLREWLDEGKLDAAIVTRAPDSEEGYWLASDRGVWISHPDFAIDESQPVPLALFQTDCKYHAAAINALTKRGTPYQLLACCNTSSAQRAIVRSGMAIGAMGRISVTDDLKILEDLPPLPSVDIVLVTGVEPHPILDKECLSQLAELMPC
- a CDS encoding glutathione S-transferase family protein, translated to MQLFIGNQNYSSWSLRAWLIFSQYDVKVDVTKLTLFTEDFYDKLASVTPTAKVPTLVDGEVTVWDSLAILEYVNEQYLQGKAWPSHVADKAKARAISAEMHSGFFDLRNELPMNCRARRKVDLSDGALKDIARIDAIWSEQMAKFPDAFLFGEWSIADAMYAPVALRFETYGIELSQDAKAYQQKVLASQAVQKWLAEASQETDIVEEDEAGVEV